A genome region from Hevea brasiliensis isolate MT/VB/25A 57/8 chromosome 9, ASM3005281v1, whole genome shotgun sequence includes the following:
- the LOC110634131 gene encoding reticulon-like protein B3 isoform X1, whose product MRYRLIAKKGDSFGVSLLLRFDSVRVFRVWLLYSDPMAEHQQEESVSESLMDKISEKIHSHDSSSSSSSSSDSDNDEKSKSTSSQSSMKSKIYRMFGREKPVHKVLGGGKPADIFLWRNKKISGGVLAAATAVWVLFELIEYHLLTLVGHGLILALAILFLWSNASTFINKSPPRIPEVHIPEEPVLQVAAALRIEINQAFSVLRDIASGRDLKKFLSVIAGLWVLSIVGSWCNFLTLFYIVFVLLHTVPVLYEKYEDKVDSFAEKAMIEIKKQYAVLDAKVLSRIPRGPLKDKKKA is encoded by the exons ATGCGTTATAGGCTTATTGCAAAGAAAGGAGATTCTTTTGGAGTTTCGCTCCTTCTCCGTTTCGATAGTGTAAGGGTTTTTAGGGTTTGGCTTTTGTATTCTGATCCAATGGCGGAGCATCAGCAGGAGGAGTCGGTGTCGGAGTCATTGATGGATAAGATATCGGAGAAAATTCACAGTCACGATTCGTCGTCGTCGTCGTCGTCGTCATCTGATTCCGATAATGACGAGAAATCAAAATCGACTTCGTCTCAATCATCCATGAAATCCAAGATTTATCGCATGTTTGGCCGTGAAAAGCCCGTTCACAAGGTCCTTGGTGGCGGCAAAC CTGCCGATATTTTCCTCTGGAGGAATAAGAAGATATCAGGAGGAGTTCTTGCGGCTGCAACTGCTGTGTGGGTTTTGTTTGAATTGATCGAATATCATCTTCTTACTTTGGTTGGCCATGGCTTGATACTTGCTTTAGCAATACTGTTCTTGTGGTCCAATGCCTCCACCTTCATCAACAA GAGCCCACCACGTATTCCAGAAGTCCATATCCCTGAGGAGCCTGTTCTTCAGGTAGCTGCTGCACTTAGGATTGAAATCAATCAGGCTTTCTCTGTCCTTCGGGATATTGCATCAGGAAGGGATCTGAAGAAGTTTCTCTCT GTTATAGCAGGCTTATGGGTCTTGTCTATTGTGGGGAGTTGGTGCAATTTCCTGACCCTGTTCTATATCG TTTTCGTACTGTTGCACACAGTGCCTGTTCTCTATGAGAAGTACGAGGACAAGGTAGATTCATTTGCTGAGAAGGCAATGATTGAAATCAAGAAGCAGTATGCTGTCCTTGATGCAAAGGTTTTAAGTAGGATTCCAAGGGGGCCATTGAAGGACAAGAAGAAGGCTTAG
- the LOC110634131 gene encoding reticulon-like protein B1 isoform X2 — translation MRYRLIAKKGDSFGVSLLLRFDSVRVFRVWLLYSDPMAEHQQEESVSESLMDKISEKIHSHDSSSSSSSSSDSDNDEKSKSTSSQSSMKSKIYRMFGREKPVHKVLGGGKPADIFLWRNKKISGGVLAAATAVWVLFELIEYHLLTLVGHGLILALAILFLWSNASTFINKSPPRIPEVHIPEEPVLQVAAALRIEINQAFSVLRDIASGRDLKKFLSFSYCCTQCLFSMRSTRTR, via the exons ATGCGTTATAGGCTTATTGCAAAGAAAGGAGATTCTTTTGGAGTTTCGCTCCTTCTCCGTTTCGATAGTGTAAGGGTTTTTAGGGTTTGGCTTTTGTATTCTGATCCAATGGCGGAGCATCAGCAGGAGGAGTCGGTGTCGGAGTCATTGATGGATAAGATATCGGAGAAAATTCACAGTCACGATTCGTCGTCGTCGTCGTCGTCGTCATCTGATTCCGATAATGACGAGAAATCAAAATCGACTTCGTCTCAATCATCCATGAAATCCAAGATTTATCGCATGTTTGGCCGTGAAAAGCCCGTTCACAAGGTCCTTGGTGGCGGCAAAC CTGCCGATATTTTCCTCTGGAGGAATAAGAAGATATCAGGAGGAGTTCTTGCGGCTGCAACTGCTGTGTGGGTTTTGTTTGAATTGATCGAATATCATCTTCTTACTTTGGTTGGCCATGGCTTGATACTTGCTTTAGCAATACTGTTCTTGTGGTCCAATGCCTCCACCTTCATCAACAA GAGCCCACCACGTATTCCAGAAGTCCATATCCCTGAGGAGCCTGTTCTTCAGGTAGCTGCTGCACTTAGGATTGAAATCAATCAGGCTTTCTCTGTCCTTCGGGATATTGCATCAGGAAGGGATCTGAAGAAGTTTCTCTCT TTTTCGTACTGTTGCACACAGTGCCTGTTCTCTATGAGAAGTACGAGGACAAGGTAG
- the LOC110634127 gene encoding uncharacterized protein LOC110634127, with amino-acid sequence MFRIHRFALAKSFHLRFFSPSAAALIEEPAIEAAPLTYLEGLPKPGPVETILAIPRSTSGKSIAAKERKAGRVPSILFEQEDGQHGGNKRLISVQSNHVRNLVNKLGRSFFLSRLFKLEVRPEFESDEIIEEVRVLPRLIHLHSITDIPINGTFIRAPSTALLKVDVPLVFTGEDVSPGLRKGSYLNIIKRTVKFLCPADIIPPYIEVDLSELDVGQKLVMGDLKVHPALQLIQSEEQPVVKIMGARVSDQRKSK; translated from the exons ATGTTTAGAATCCACCGCTTTGCATTGGCCAAATCCTTCCACCTACGCTTCTTCTCTCCGTCCGCCGCTGCTCTCATCGAAGAACCAGCAATCGAGGCCGCCCCACTGACCTACCTCGAAGGACTCCCCAAGCCCGGTCCAGTGGAGACGATCCTCGCGATCCCTCGCTCCACATCCGGCAAGAGCATAGCCGCTAAAGAGCGAAAAGCTGGGCGAGTCCCGAGCATCCTGTTCGAGCAGGAAGATGGGCAGCATGGCGGTAATAAAAGGCTGATTTCGGTGCAGTCGAATCACGTTAGGAACTTGGTTAATAAGCTTGGAAGATCATTCTTCTTGTCCAGGCTTTTTAAACTTGAGGTCAGACCGGAGTTTGAGTCGGACGAGATCATCGAGGAAGTCCGGGTTTTGCCTAGATTG ATTCATTTGCACTCGATAACTGATATACCCATTAATGGCACCTTCATAAGGGCACCTTCCACTGCGTTGTTGAAGGTTGATGTTCCTCTTGTCTTCACAGGCGAAGACGTATCTCCTGGACTCAGGAAAG GTTCTTATTTGAATATCATTAAGAGGACCGTCAAGTTCCTATGCCCCGCAGATATAATTCCTCCATATATTGAGGTGGATCTAAGTGAACTGGACGTGGGCCAAAAGTTGGTAATGGGAGACCTCAAGGTTCATCCAGCTCTACAGCTCATCCAGTCAGAAGAACAGCCTGTTGTTAAGATCATGGGAGCCAGGGTTTCTGACCAAAGGAAATCTAAATAA
- the LOC110634130 gene encoding peroxisomal ATPase PEX6, whose protein sequence is MEHKHMLLSALSVGVGVGVGLGLASGQNKLNATLNAVTAENLEQEMFRQVIDGRETGVTFDQFPYYLSKQTRALLTNAAYVHLKHADVSKYTRNLAPASRAILLSGPAELYQQMLAKALSHYFETKLLLLDVTSFSLKIQGKYGSTMKESSFKRSTSESTLERLSGFFRSLPIHPQKEEPKGGLRRQYSGVDISSRGFEGSSNSLKLRRNASAANLSSLATQCTPANTVPLKHISSWSFDEKLFIQSLYKVLAYVSKASPIVLYLRDVDKFLSRSQRIYNLFQKMLKKLSGSVLILGSQIVDLGNDNRELDERLLDLFPYNIEIRPPKDENHLVSWKAQLEADMKMIQVQDNKSHIMEVLSSNDLDCDDLDLLCVADTMVLSNYIEEIVVSAISYHLMNSKDPEYRNGKLIISSKSLSHGLSIFQECKSVDKDTLKLEAQAEMSKESGGVEIIGVKPETKVDTVKPENITEAEKPDPGVKTDGDNSLPASKVLEVPPDNEFEKRIRPEVIPANEINVAFSDIGALEETKESLQELVMLPLRRPDLFKGGLLKPCRGILLFGPPGTGKTMLAKAIAKEAGASFINVSMSTITSKWFGEDEKNVRALFTLAAKVSPTIIFVDEVDSMLGQRTRVGEHEAMRKIKNEFMTHWDGLMTKQGERILVLAATNRPFDLDEAIIRRFERRIMVGLPSPENREMIFRTLLSKEKVEGGLDFKELATMTEGFTGSDLKNLCTTAAYRPVRELIRQERLKDMEKKQRAAEAQKLGQTAAAKEDNKEDRVITLRPLNMEDFRQAKNQVAASFAAEGSIMSELKQWNDSYGEGGSRKKQQLSYFL, encoded by the exons ATGGAACACAAGCATATGCTGTTATCGGCTTTGAGCGTTGGTGTTGGGGTGGGGGTAGGATTGGGATTGGCGTCGGGACAGAACAAATTGAATGCGACTCTTAACGCTGTAACCGCAGAGAACTTGGAGCAAGAAATGTTCAGGCAAGTGATTGATGGCAGAGAAACCGGTGTCACCTTCGACCAATTCCCTTACTACCTCAG TAAGCAGACCAGGGCATTACTAACAAATGCTGCATATGTTCACTTGAAGCATGCTGACGTTTCCAAGTATACCAGGAACCTTGCGCCTGCAAGTAGGGCTATATTGCTCTCAGGCCCTGCTG AACTTTACCAGCAAATGCTTGCCAAGGCTTTATCTCATTACTTTGAAACTAAATTGCTGCTGTTAGATGTTACTAGCTTTTCTCTCAAG ATTCAGGGCAAATATGGCAGTACAATGAAAGAATCA TCTTTCAAGAGGTCTACTTCAGAATCTACACTGGAGCGACTGTCTGGCTTCTTTAGATCACTACCAATCCATCCTCAGAAGGAAGAACCAAAAG GTGGTCTACGAAGGCAATATAGTGGTGTGGATATTTCTTCAAG GGGCTTTGAAGGTTCCTCTAATTCTCTTAAGCTAAGAAGAAATGCCTCTGCAGCTAATCTAAGTAGCCTAGCTACACAATGCACTCCTGCAAATACAG TTCCTTTGAAGCACATAAGCAGTTGGTCTTTTGATGAGAAGCTTTTTATACAGTCCCTTTACAAG GTTTTGGCGTATGTGTCTAAAGCCAGTCCGATTGTGCTGTATCTGAGGGATGTTGATAAGTTCTTATCTAGGTCACAAAGGATATATAATTTGTTCCAGAAGATGCTGAAGAAATTGTCTGGATCAGTGCTGATCCTTGGTTCACAAATTGTGGATCTGGGCAATGACAACAGAGAGCTGGATGAGAGGCTTCTTGATCTTTTTCCTTACAACATTGAGATAAGGCCTCCCAAAGACGAAAACCATCTTGTAAGCTGGAAAGCCCAACTGGAGGCAGATATGAAGATGATCCAAGTTCAGGATAATAAAAGCCACATTATGGAAGTGTTGTCATCAAATGATCTTGATTGTGATGATCTTGACTTATTATGCGTGGCAGATACAATGGTTCTCAGCAACTACATAGAAGAGATTGTGGTGTCTGCAATTTCTTATCATTTAATGAATAGCAAAGATCCTGAATACAGAAATGGAAAACTTATTATATCATCCAAGAG TTTGTCCCATGGACTGAGTATATTCCAGGAATGCAAGTCTGTTGACAAAGATACACTGAAGTTGGAAGCACAAGCCGAAATGTCCAAG GAATCCGGAGGAGTTGAGATCATTGGTGTGAAGCCAGAAACAAAAGTTGATACCGTGAAACCTGAAAACATAACTGAAGCAGAGAAGCCGGATCCAGGGGTAAAGACAGATGGTGACAATTCTTTGCCAGCTTCAAAAGTTCTC GAAGTTCCTCCTGACAATGAATTTGAGAAGCGCATAAGGCCTGAGGTCATACCAGCAAATGAGATCAATGTAGCATTTTCTGATATTGGTGCATTGGAGGAGACCAAAGAATCCCTTCAAGAACTGGTGATGCTTCCTCTTCGAAGACCGGATCTATTCAAAGGAGGACTTCTAAAGCCTTGTAGGGGAATCTTGCTGTTTGGGCCTCCTGGCACAGGAAAGACAATGCTGGCCAAGGCCATTGCCAAAGAGGCTGGAGCAAGCTTCATTAATGTATCCATGTCTACAATCACTTCAAAATGGTTTGGGGAAGATGAAAAAAATGTTCGAGCTTTATTTACACTGGCAGCCAAGGTTTCCCCAACTATTATTTTTGTTGATGAGGTAGATAGCATGCTTGGGCAGCGGACCAGAGTTGGGGAGCATGAAGCCATGCgaaagataaagaatgagttcaTGACCCATTGGGATGGGCTTATGACAAAGCAGGGTGAGCGCATACTTGTTCTTGCTGCAACCAACCGACCATTTGACCTTGATGAAGCAATTATTAGGCGTTTTGAGAGGAG AATTATGGTTGGACTTCCTTCCCCTGAGAACAGGGAAATGATATTTAGAACTCTCTTGTCAAAGGAAAAGGTGGAAGGAGGACTGGATTTTAAGGAGCTTGCTACTATGACTGAAGGATTTACAGGAAGTGACCTTAAg AACTTGTGCACAACTGCTGCTTATCGGCCTGTTAGAGAGTTGATACGGCAAGAAAGATTAAAGGATATG GAAAAGAAACAGAGAGCTGCGGAAGCACAAAAGTTGGGCCAAACTGCAGCAGCAAAAGAAGACAACAAAGAGGACAGGGTAATAACCCTTAGGCCATTAAACATGGAAGACTTCAGACAAGCGAAAAATCAG GTTGCTGCTAGCTTTGCAGCTGAGGGATCTATAATGAGCGAGTTGAAACAGTGGAATGACTCGTATGGGGAAGGGGGTTCGAGAAAAAAGCAGCAGTTGTCTTATTTCTTATGA